In Thunnus albacares chromosome 10, fThuAlb1.1, whole genome shotgun sequence, a single window of DNA contains:
- the LOC122989989 gene encoding amyloid-beta A4 precursor protein-binding family B member 2 isoform X1 — protein sequence MMSVQTPPLSRSGSSPSNVGLANRGGSSSAPPTSLSLRSSYNQLLGRDVIKESIGMETGSSATLPKSRQRYAMTSVRSVMGISDNLSSKNQPVTRGRGLPTKSSSSSALYSSSSSSSLFNTTNPKLAKNGANMQRRAESQQLELSRANTEGKIHNNLINNPSSDWLESEKDNSQLPPFRRRTKSFLEYHEKGWDLDSSWGNKEDKGEKKQQPSPEKEQATPAKERESQKEEKPNSKQTCQEEKEEVEPVVEEEEEEDEPTPTPRQPLLPVVVEAPLSPTSSSSTNSPEWVPDNQNHVQNQAPAQVREELCVQVQGSPRSPAKPPRSSQPRVIKVELHPNNENQFLQQYPPSSPKQARSSERNTPTRNRAPPTLPDPEPETVLPKVGLRMDLTPDTPSEDEDSSWTTLSQESPSPQTPQETADVWGEGDLPPGWREISDSSEVYFWHVPTGTTQYHRPVASGNQHTSPDKRPDTEHDPQQETQDSLKPPNERPSSLVSDSSVEPVPSSSGSSQSSSSSTPSNDVTSSGPNLNATASTVNELKDYPVYPDPSLKAFEGATLRYASLKLNPPAQLETVDLSNSFSDPEAMSFPVRSLGWVEMAEQDLCEGRSSVAVHHCIRQLSYCRRDIRDSAGVWGEGKGMLLVLQDRMLTLVDPDDRSLLHSQPISSIRVWGVGRDHDRERDFAYVARDKNTRVLKCHVFRCDTPAAAIATSLHEICSKIMAERKSAKAAAGSSSQTGSDVPLQEFPMPKTELVQKFHVLYLGMTSVSRPIGMDIINGAIDSLVSSTGKEDWTPVILSIADTTLAVIKEKEEEEEVLVECRVRFLSFMGVGRDIHTFAFIMDTGNQHFQCHVFWCDPNAGSVSEAVQAACVLRYQKCLVARPPSQRAGCSSSPAADSVTRRVTTSVKRGVQSLIDTLKPKKQPSELPQQ from the exons ATGATGTCGGTACAAACTCCTCCCCTCTCCCGCTCTGGCTCCTCCCCCTCTAATGTGGGTCTGGCAAACCGTGGCGGTTCCTCCTCCGCCCCTCCCACCTCCCTCAGCCTGCGTTCCTCGTACAACCAACTGCTTGGGCGTGATGTCATCAAAGAGTCCATTGGCATGGAAACTGGAAGTTCGGCTACCTTGCCAAAGAGCCGCCAGAGATACGCAATGACGAGCGTGCGGAGCGTCATGGGGATAAGTGATAACCTGTCTTCTAAAAACCAACCTGTGACCAGAGGGAGAGGCCTCCCCACTAAGTCCTCTTCCAGTTCAGCCCTCtactcttcctcttcctcctcctcactgttTAATACAACCAACCCCAAACTGGCCAAGAATGGGGCCAACATGCAGAGACGAGCTGAGAGTCAGCAGCTGGAGCTGAGCAGGGCAAACACAGAGGGCAAAATTCACAACAATCTCATCAATAACCCCAGTTCTGACTGGCTGGAATCGGAGAAAGACAACTCGCAGCTGCCCCCGTTTCGTAGACGGACCAAGAGCTTCTTGGAGTACCATGAGAAGGGCTGGGATCTGGACTCGAGCTGGGGAAACAAGGAGGATAAGGGGGAAAAGAAGCAGCAGCCCTCCCCAGAGAAAGAGCAGGCCACCCCTGCCAAAGAGAGGGAGAGCCAGAAGGAAGAGAAGCCCAACAGCAAACAGACCTGccaggaggagaaggaagaggtGGAGCCAGTGGtcgaagaagaggaagaggaagatgagccCACACCAACTCCAAGACAGCCCCTGCTACCAGTGGTGGTTGAAGCCCCGCTttctcccacctcctcctcctccaccaacAGCCCAGAGTGGGTCCCAGACAACCAGAACCACGTCCAGAACCAGGCTCCAGCCCAGGTCAGAGAGGAGCTCTGTGTCCAGGTTCAGGGTAGTCCGCGAAGTCCTGCAAAGCCCCCTCGGAGCTCCCAGCCCAGGGTGATCAAGGTGGAGCTTCACCCCAACAATGAGAACCAATTCCTGCAACAGTACCCACCTTCTTCTCCTAAACAGGCCAGGTCTAGCGAGAGGAACACCCCTACAAGAAACCGGGCACCCCCTACCCTGCCAGATCCTGAACCAGAGACTGTGCTCCCAAAGGTGGGCTTAAGAATGGATCTGACTCCGGATACTCCATCAGAGGATGAAGACTCCAGCTGGACCACCCTGTCCCAGGAGTCACCCTCGCCTCAGACTCCACAGGAGACAG CAGATGTATGGGGTGAAGGGGACCTGCCCCCAGGCTGGCGGGAGATCTCAGACTCATCAGAGGTCTATTTCTGGCACGTGCCCACTGGCACCACGCAGTACCACCGACCTGTTGCCTCTGGCAACCAACACACCTCTCCTGACAAAAGGCCAGATACTGAGCATGACCCACAACAGGAAACGCAGGACTCCCTCAAGCCACCCAACGAG CGCCCCAGCAGTCTGGTATCTGACAGCTCTGTGGAGCCAGTCCCCTCTTCCTCTGGCTCCTCccaatcctcctcctcctccaccccctcGAATGATGTCACCTCTTCTGGACCGAATCTCAACGCCACCGCCAGCACAGTCAAT GAGCTGAAGGACTATCCAGTCTATCCAGACCCCAGTTTGAAGGCATTTGAAGGGGCTACCCTCCGCTATGCATCACTCAAACTCAA CCCTCCAGCCCAACTGGAGACAGTGGACCTCAGCAACTCCTTCTCCGATCCGGAGGCAATG tCATTTCCAGTGCGGTCTCTGGGCTGGGTGGAGATGGCAGAGCAGGACCTGTGTGAGGGGAGGAGCAGTGTGGCCGTCCACCACTGTATCAGACAGCTGTCCTACTGCAGGAGGGACATACGAGACTCAGCTGGTGTCTGGGGAGAG GGTAAAGGGATGCTGCTGGTGCTTCAGGACCGCATGTTGACTCTGGTTGACCCAGATGATCGAAGCCTGCTCcactctcagccaatcagcagcatCCGTGTCTGGGGCGTCGGCCGAGACCATGACAG AGAAAG GGACTTTGCCTATGTGGCGAGAGACAAAAACACGCGGGTGCTGAAGTGCCACGTCTTCCGATGTGATACCCCTGCCGCAGCCATCGCCACAAGTCTCCACGAAATCTGCTCTAAG ATTATGGCTGAAAGGAAAAGTGCCAAAGCTGCAGCTGGCAGCTCCTCCCAGACAGGCTCCGATGTACCCCtacaag agtTTCCCATGCCAAAGACCGAGCTGGTGCAGAAGTTCCATGTGCTATATCTGGGTATGACATCTGTGTCTCGCCCCATAG GTATGGACATCATAAATGGGGCCATAGACAGCCTCGTGTCCTCCACAGGcaaagaagactggactcctGTCATACTGAGTATTGCTGACACTACTCTGGCTGTCATCAAAGAAAAG gaggaggaagaggaggtgttGGTGGAGTGTCGTGTCCGTTTCTTGTCCTTCATGGGTGTGGGGCGGGACATACACACATTTGCCTTCATCATGGACACCGGAAACCAGCACTTTCAATGCCATGTTTTCTGGTGTGACCCCAACGCAGGCAGTGTGTCTGAGGCTGTGCAGGCAGCATGTGTG CTGCGGTATCAGAAGTGTCTGGTGGCACGGCCGCCCTCCCAACGCGCTGGTTGCTCCTCCTCGCCCGCTGCGGACTCTGTGACCCGCCGAGTGACCACCAGCGTGAAGCGCGGCGTCCAGTCTCTCATAGACACTCTGAAACCCAAGAAACAGCCGTCAGAACTTCCCCAGCAATGA
- the LOC122989989 gene encoding amyloid-beta A4 precursor protein-binding family B member 2 isoform X2, with product MMSVQTPPLSRSGSSPSNVGLANRGGSSSAPPTSLSLRSSYNQLLGRDVIKESIGMETGSSATLPKSRQRYAMTSVRSVMGISDNLSSKNQPVTRGRGLPTKSSSSSALYSSSSSSSLFNTTNPKLAKNGANMQRRAESQQLELSRANTEGKIHNNLINNPSSDWLESEKDNSQLPPFRRRTKSFLEYHEKGWDLDSSWGNKEDKGEKKQQPSPEKEQATPAKERESQKEEKPNSKQTCQEEKEEVEPVVEEEEEEDEPTPTPRQPLLPVVVEAPLSPTSSSSTNSPEWVPDNQNHVQNQAPAQVREELCVQVQGSPRSPAKPPRSSQPRVIKVELHPNNENQFLQQYPPSSPKQARSSERNTPTRNRAPPTLPDPEPETVLPKVGLRMDLTPDTPSEDEDSSWTTLSQESPSPQTPQETADVWGEGDLPPGWREISDSSEVYFWHVPTGTTQYHRPVASGNQHTSPDKRPDTEHDPQQETQDSLKPPNERPSSLVSDSSVEPVPSSSGSSQSSSSSTPSNDVTSSGPNLNATASTVNELKDYPVYPDPSLKAFEGATLRYASLKLNPPAQLETVDLSNSFSDPEAMSFPVRSLGWVEMAEQDLCEGRSSVAVHHCIRQLSYCRRDIRDSAGVWGEGKGMLLVLQDRMLTLVDPDDRSLLHSQPISSIRVWGVGRDHDRDFAYVARDKNTRVLKCHVFRCDTPAAAIATSLHEICSKIMAERKSAKAAAGSSSQTGSDVPLQEFPMPKTELVQKFHVLYLGMTSVSRPIGMDIINGAIDSLVSSTGKEDWTPVILSIADTTLAVIKEKEEEEEVLVECRVRFLSFMGVGRDIHTFAFIMDTGNQHFQCHVFWCDPNAGSVSEAVQAACVLRYQKCLVARPPSQRAGCSSSPAADSVTRRVTTSVKRGVQSLIDTLKPKKQPSELPQQ from the exons ATGATGTCGGTACAAACTCCTCCCCTCTCCCGCTCTGGCTCCTCCCCCTCTAATGTGGGTCTGGCAAACCGTGGCGGTTCCTCCTCCGCCCCTCCCACCTCCCTCAGCCTGCGTTCCTCGTACAACCAACTGCTTGGGCGTGATGTCATCAAAGAGTCCATTGGCATGGAAACTGGAAGTTCGGCTACCTTGCCAAAGAGCCGCCAGAGATACGCAATGACGAGCGTGCGGAGCGTCATGGGGATAAGTGATAACCTGTCTTCTAAAAACCAACCTGTGACCAGAGGGAGAGGCCTCCCCACTAAGTCCTCTTCCAGTTCAGCCCTCtactcttcctcttcctcctcctcactgttTAATACAACCAACCCCAAACTGGCCAAGAATGGGGCCAACATGCAGAGACGAGCTGAGAGTCAGCAGCTGGAGCTGAGCAGGGCAAACACAGAGGGCAAAATTCACAACAATCTCATCAATAACCCCAGTTCTGACTGGCTGGAATCGGAGAAAGACAACTCGCAGCTGCCCCCGTTTCGTAGACGGACCAAGAGCTTCTTGGAGTACCATGAGAAGGGCTGGGATCTGGACTCGAGCTGGGGAAACAAGGAGGATAAGGGGGAAAAGAAGCAGCAGCCCTCCCCAGAGAAAGAGCAGGCCACCCCTGCCAAAGAGAGGGAGAGCCAGAAGGAAGAGAAGCCCAACAGCAAACAGACCTGccaggaggagaaggaagaggtGGAGCCAGTGGtcgaagaagaggaagaggaagatgagccCACACCAACTCCAAGACAGCCCCTGCTACCAGTGGTGGTTGAAGCCCCGCTttctcccacctcctcctcctccaccaacAGCCCAGAGTGGGTCCCAGACAACCAGAACCACGTCCAGAACCAGGCTCCAGCCCAGGTCAGAGAGGAGCTCTGTGTCCAGGTTCAGGGTAGTCCGCGAAGTCCTGCAAAGCCCCCTCGGAGCTCCCAGCCCAGGGTGATCAAGGTGGAGCTTCACCCCAACAATGAGAACCAATTCCTGCAACAGTACCCACCTTCTTCTCCTAAACAGGCCAGGTCTAGCGAGAGGAACACCCCTACAAGAAACCGGGCACCCCCTACCCTGCCAGATCCTGAACCAGAGACTGTGCTCCCAAAGGTGGGCTTAAGAATGGATCTGACTCCGGATACTCCATCAGAGGATGAAGACTCCAGCTGGACCACCCTGTCCCAGGAGTCACCCTCGCCTCAGACTCCACAGGAGACAG CAGATGTATGGGGTGAAGGGGACCTGCCCCCAGGCTGGCGGGAGATCTCAGACTCATCAGAGGTCTATTTCTGGCACGTGCCCACTGGCACCACGCAGTACCACCGACCTGTTGCCTCTGGCAACCAACACACCTCTCCTGACAAAAGGCCAGATACTGAGCATGACCCACAACAGGAAACGCAGGACTCCCTCAAGCCACCCAACGAG CGCCCCAGCAGTCTGGTATCTGACAGCTCTGTGGAGCCAGTCCCCTCTTCCTCTGGCTCCTCccaatcctcctcctcctccaccccctcGAATGATGTCACCTCTTCTGGACCGAATCTCAACGCCACCGCCAGCACAGTCAAT GAGCTGAAGGACTATCCAGTCTATCCAGACCCCAGTTTGAAGGCATTTGAAGGGGCTACCCTCCGCTATGCATCACTCAAACTCAA CCCTCCAGCCCAACTGGAGACAGTGGACCTCAGCAACTCCTTCTCCGATCCGGAGGCAATG tCATTTCCAGTGCGGTCTCTGGGCTGGGTGGAGATGGCAGAGCAGGACCTGTGTGAGGGGAGGAGCAGTGTGGCCGTCCACCACTGTATCAGACAGCTGTCCTACTGCAGGAGGGACATACGAGACTCAGCTGGTGTCTGGGGAGAG GGTAAAGGGATGCTGCTGGTGCTTCAGGACCGCATGTTGACTCTGGTTGACCCAGATGATCGAAGCCTGCTCcactctcagccaatcagcagcatCCGTGTCTGGGGCGTCGGCCGAGACCATGACAG GGACTTTGCCTATGTGGCGAGAGACAAAAACACGCGGGTGCTGAAGTGCCACGTCTTCCGATGTGATACCCCTGCCGCAGCCATCGCCACAAGTCTCCACGAAATCTGCTCTAAG ATTATGGCTGAAAGGAAAAGTGCCAAAGCTGCAGCTGGCAGCTCCTCCCAGACAGGCTCCGATGTACCCCtacaag agtTTCCCATGCCAAAGACCGAGCTGGTGCAGAAGTTCCATGTGCTATATCTGGGTATGACATCTGTGTCTCGCCCCATAG GTATGGACATCATAAATGGGGCCATAGACAGCCTCGTGTCCTCCACAGGcaaagaagactggactcctGTCATACTGAGTATTGCTGACACTACTCTGGCTGTCATCAAAGAAAAG gaggaggaagaggaggtgttGGTGGAGTGTCGTGTCCGTTTCTTGTCCTTCATGGGTGTGGGGCGGGACATACACACATTTGCCTTCATCATGGACACCGGAAACCAGCACTTTCAATGCCATGTTTTCTGGTGTGACCCCAACGCAGGCAGTGTGTCTGAGGCTGTGCAGGCAGCATGTGTG CTGCGGTATCAGAAGTGTCTGGTGGCACGGCCGCCCTCCCAACGCGCTGGTTGCTCCTCCTCGCCCGCTGCGGACTCTGTGACCCGCCGAGTGACCACCAGCGTGAAGCGCGGCGTCCAGTCTCTCATAGACACTCTGAAACCCAAGAAACAGCCGTCAGAACTTCCCCAGCAATGA